TTGGTGAAAGTTAATCACAGCTACTGTTTGATATCCTAGCCTGCTGATTTAAAACTTCCAAAAGTAACCAgagttgcttgtttgcttgtaaAATAACATAGTTATCCAGTTGTTTGCTGCACCTTTAACTGCAGCCTGTATGTGAGACCCACCTCCACCTTTTGTATCATCTTTCTGCTATCAGGTGACCAGATGTAAGATAACCCCTAACAGGGGGCAGGACTTAGGTTCCCCTTTTCCTCCCAGTAACCCTTTCTCCTTTATCTCctaaaacaaaactaaacagaGCTGCCACGCTATCGCTGCAGCCCAGTGGCACCTCAGTCTTTGGAAGGTCAATGTTATACAACGTATTATTTCCAATACCTTTTAGCTGACGCATTTGACAGAATTCATCACTGCCTTCATGCTACATGTCCCGTGACAGGCAAGCAGGTCTGTAGTTGGCTGAATTATTCTCTCACTTTCTCCTGATGGGCTCTTCTTCCACTGCAGCATCACCATCACTCCAGATGGCACCTTGATCATTCGGAATATTAGCAAGTTAGATGAAGGCAAATACACCTGCTTCGCAGAGAATTTCATGGGCAAAGCAAACAGCACAGGAGTTCTCTCAGTTCGAGGTAAGGGCATTTTATTGCCACTGGGACCAAATGTAATAATGCAGAGATTCTCAAGCTTCCTACCCCCAGGGCCTACTCAAGAAGGCTGAAAATTACTGAGGCCCACAGTCACAAAATTCTCTTCTTTCTCCCATAACAGGTCTCCTCAGTTATCCCCTTCCTTTCTATTTgcagtttgtgttgttgttgtttatcattttatcttattttctcATTTCCTTCAGCACTCCTCTGGCACTTTCCCCTCAGAAGAGGGagcccttccctctctcccactaGCCTcagacttctctctctcccaccatgCAAGGAATCATTGAGGCTGACCTTAGTCCAGCCGAAAGGCTGTGGCATAGCTAGGGGTGGGGTAGGCAAGTGAGGAAACACCGGGCAAGCTGTGGCACTGAGGCCATGTGGCGGGTCTCTGCAtgctgtttgagaaacactgcaatcATGGAAAGGTCAACAATACATTTTGCCATCATTTCTGCCCTGCAAGTACTACAGCAAGAGAAGAGTGTATTGCTAGTTCACTAAAGTAATTAAAGTGGGCTTCCCTTCGTTTCCAGCCACATTAAGCCCACAGTAAAAGATACAACTGGTTCAAGATGACAGTGTTGCAGCCCTTCTCACTGATTTTTTGGGGATGGCAGAACCATAACTGAGGTGCTCTGGGCTTTCCTAGTTTATAGTTATTTTTTTTTCACCAGCAAATCTGCATTCAGAGACAGATGCCATTCATCCTGTTCTGTGCCTGTGTTATGTTAATGAAAACTGATGCGCACAAACAACTATTGACAACTAACCATCGACTCACCTGCTTGTTCTGCAGATGCCACTAAAATCACCCTTGCACCATCCAGTGCTGACATTAATGTAGGTGAAAATATTACCCTTCAGTGCCGTGCCTCTCATGACCCAACAATGGACCTCACCTTTACTTGGTTCCTGGATGACTTTCTCATTGACTTTGTCAAGTCCGAAGGCCACTACAAGCGAGCTAGTACAGTGAGTACTGCAAATCCCATGATGCCCTATAATTTCCAGAAAGGTGGTCACAATTCAAGGAGAACCAATTACACGTCTACCTTTTCATTGGGATGTCCTCTGATAGATCTCATCATTTGCCCACTGCTAAGATGCTGCCTGATTTTCTGTTGCCTTTCTCCTCTTTTAAACTTGCATGCCGCAATTTCTCAGATTGGTTCTGACATTATTCCTATTGATTCTTCTATCATAGAAAGAGAACATTGGAGACCTTTTGATCTTGAACACTCAGCTGAAACATGCTGGTCGATATACTTGCACAGCTCAGACAGTGGTGGACAGTGCTTCTGAGTCAGCATTGCTGGTTGTAAGAGGTAATTTTTCCTGTCCCGCCACCCCACAATTTTTGCAGTGACAAGTCCAAACAAGTTGTCCCCTGCCTGCACTTGCTCCTGCTCCCACTCCCAGAAAGACAACCAACTTATATTCTCCACAAAACAGTATAAGAGCTGAATATTTATCTTGCCATCCAACTCACCCACTGGTCAAGCTACAGAGTAAAGTTGGCTCTATCTAGTAAGCCtgatgccctccacatgttttaggctacaatgcccatcattgaAGATAGTCCAAAGTATAgagggttggcaaaggctgatcttATAGTAAGGGCTGCCCAGTTACATTTCATACAAATATACACATTCACATATAAAATTGCATTctaaagcaagagagagagatggaacctTTTTCTAACAAGGTGGAAAGATTTACTTAATGCAGATCCAGAATTGTGGTGTGTTCCTACAAATCCTTCAATGGGGGCtgtgtgatgacagccttacatttctctgtatataggaagatactgAGGATCAGGGAAAGCCTTGGTAAAGAGGTATGTCTTCAATTGGTGGCAAAAACACCACACGATTGGTGCTCACCTAATCTCCATGGGAAGCCCATTCCATATGGCAGGTGCCACAATGGAGAAGTCCCTCCTCTGCACTGCCCCCCTAATAGGTCCTGGTACAATCAGGATGGCTCCATCTGCAGACTTCAATCTGTACAGGAGAAGATGTAGCTCTGACTTGTTCAGGGCTTTATGTAGGAAAATGGACATCTTAAATCTGGCTCAGTAACTAAACAGCAGCAAGCGCAGCTCCTTTAGCACAGGCATTATGTGCACATGTATCATGAAGCAAGATTCCTCTCTCTTAATGTTCTTCTACGTGGTTCTGGGATGTCATTATGTCTGTTGTTCTTCCCTTTTTGGTAGGTCCTCCAGGGCCACCTGGCGGGTTGGTGGTGAGGGACATCAAGGACACCACTGTGCAGCTGAGCTGGAGCCGAGGCTTTGATAACCACAGCCCCATTGCCAAATATGTCATCCAGGTCCGCACTCCACTCTTCTCCAAGTGGAAGCAAGTGCGCACCAGTAAGTGTCTTGAGGGCAGTGGCCCACACGGAACAGGCTTCAGTAGGAGGCTTCGCTGTTATTCCTTTAGCACTGCTTGCTCTATTTGTTCTATTCTCATGCTTTTGGGTTATAGATCCTGCAAATATTGAAGGTAATGCAGAGACGGCCCAAGTGGCCAACCTCATACCATGGATGGATTATGAATTTCGGGTCCTGGCCAGCAACATCCTTGGAGTGGGAGAACCCAGTGTGCCTTCTACCAAGATCCGCACCAAGGAAGCGGGTGAGTATACCACCCGGTGGTGATGCAGGGTAGGGTCTTCTGTCTGGTGGGCCCTGTGGTTATGAAACTCCCTCCCTGTAGAGCTGTAGCTGTTCCCCCACCTGATCAGCATTTTGGTGTCGTCTGAAAATGCCTTCTTACAAAATTGCTTCGCTCACCTGCTGTATTTATCTATCTTAGTGATCTTTTATTCTGAAACAGATTTTAACTCTTTAATTATTGTGCCTGTACTTTTGTTGTATGCTGTCCTGAGCTCCTTagggaagaaaggtggggtaaaAATGTAATAAGGTATTTTCCaaagccagaagaagaagaagaagaagaagaagaagaagaagaagaagaagaagaagaagacgttGTTTCACTGCATGGTGCTATCAGAATTCTTATAATGATGGAATGACTCACAGAAATTATTTTGATCCGGTGCTTGTCACAATCAATTGCTGCTTCAGCTTATGAACTTATAAGATCCATGACCTTcacattttcatgaggactaCAACATCTGATTTAAAAACTCCACAAAGTTTTTGTGGTGATTTATTGGGCCTTTTTTAAGTGCATGCATTCTTGGACTTCCTTAGACTTTCCAAAGTGAtgtcctttaaatattttttaaaaattgacacTCATATTTCACAGGTGAAAGTTCAGTGGGACAATCTACCTGAATCTCTGCTTCAATATACCTTCTTTATGATGTAGTTGATTGATTCTAATTATTGAAACGGTGCTTTTCTTCAGTATTGCTTGACTTTTGTTTTCCGATTTAACATGTCATCTTCTGTTTCTCTTTGGGGGGATCATTCCAGCCCCTACTGTTGCACCATCTGGGctcaatggaggaggaggagcacctGGAGAACTCATCATTAACTGGGCGGTAAGCCAGCCACACAAAAGTGGGCAATTTCATTGCTGACAGGTCTCtgtttttctttgtgtttctTCTAGGAGTAGGCAAAATAATCACTGTGTGTTACGTGCGACAAAGCACGTTTGTTGTTCAGGAGCACAAATACATGGAAATAGTAGGGGTTGACAATGACCGCAGCTTTCTTTGGTTACAGCTTACCAGAGTTTGTCATAGCATTGGGCAGGGATCCCGCCTTCAGGTAGTCCACCTGCTGGCTGATGTTGCCCCCAGTCCATGTTCTAGGGCACATGTGCCACATGTGGCACCTCCACTGCTGGAAGGATCCTACTGCATCCCAGGCCACTTCTGGTGCCAGCTCACCATTTCCCATCCCATTATGCAGATAAAGTAGTTAATAAAGAAGTTCAATTTGCACGTGTTTGTAAAATAAATCTATCAATCGAGAGTAATATAGGCTTTtcttttctatataaaaaaagatcCCTAtttgagtagtagtagtagtagtagtagtagtagtagtagtagtagtagttagctcaggcggctaacatcataaaactaagacagtatacaaagaacataagaacataaaaacaggcaatcaattaattaaaatacatcttaaaattagttcagagcaaattaaaatctggacagatggcagtccatgggtaaaattgagagtggttaatattctccagggccaactgttaccactggtcttataaaggacctgCGAGTGGGCtaggaggcctctttaatgcttgttcttatacagaaataaaagaatcagactgaaccccgaccaaagaCCTGGCGGAACAGGCCCTTGCAGgctctgcagaaagatgtcaaatcccgcaaaTCCTTTAAAGAAGGATCCAGGATTATTTCCATGTGAAtagtacttttcttttctttaaataatttttattaatttcccattTAAACATATATAGTCACATCATTGTTATCCACTTAACATctttggctctttagagcctattgacttccttccctcgcACCTCTTGGCTTTCAAAGGTAACCTTTATATCATAgcattttccaattctaatatAACTCATTACAAAAcacctcaaaatttaaataaatgtagaaaggtaaaaaaattctcattacaagtcttcagataaCCTTACTAAGTACTTGTCATTTCTAGGAAGGATACTTGATTTTAAACTGCACTACCCGAGTCCAGATTTTACCTCCTTTTTGTTCTCTTCCTCATTTGTCCAGCTGGCATGTCACTGTTGTGTACATAAATCTGTATAAAGCATGTCATGTGTATGTGAAATCTGGATCCAGACCAATGTTGTGGAGTCTTTCTGTTTTGTTAACCCCCTCAACTGGTCCCAACCTGCATTTCAGCCAATGCAACGGGAGTACCAAAATGGAGATGGCTTTGGATATAGGCTCTCTTTTCGCAAAGAAGGCACTCAGGTGTGGAAGACAGCAAGCGTGCCCCATGCGGAATCCCTACATTATGTTTATCGCAATGAGAGCATCGCACCCTATACTCCCTTTGAAGTGAAGATCAAGGCCTTCAACAGGAAGGGGGAGGGGCCAGAGAGCCTGGTCTCCATTGTGCATTCTGCGGAGGAAGGTAGGCTGGGATCGTAAGAGTGAATTGCATACTTCCGAGTATTGCTTCGGCTCAGTTCAATTTCCACCTGATGCTTCTCTCAAGAGCACCAGATCAATAGCATTGCAAGAGTTGTTTCCTGCCTTGCCCTTTGACAGGAGGCCAAGTGTCTGGCTCCTGATCTTTGCGCCTTGCAGATATTTCTAGACTTGGATTAGATTTGCCCATAATTCCAAGGTTTTGCTGTTGTATGTCCACAGAACCAAGAGTGGCTCCCTCTAACGTTACTCTCAAGGCAGTGTCGGCcacagaagcagatttttcttgggATCCCGTGGAGCAACATGAAATGAACGGAGTCCTTTTGGGCTATGAGGTaagaagaaaggggaaggagTGGATCTGGAGCAAGGCTCAGGTTCAGAGACAACCCCACAAAAAGAAGCATTGGACTGGCATGGTGGCATCTCAGCAACTGTTTGCAGAGCCACCTCAGTTCAGTCTGATAACATGACAGAATCTCCTCTTGCGGATAAGCTGATATGGGCTGCTCAGAGGAAATAGTCTTACTGCtgacttaaaaataaaacacttcaGTGTCAAAGGAGCTCAGATTGCCATGTGTCCCTGTCTTCAGATCCGGTACTGGAAACATGGTGACAAAGAGGAGGCTGCTGACAGAGTGAGGACTGCGGGACTTGTCAACTCAGCACGTGTGACAGACCTCCAACCCAATACCAAGTATCGTGTGGCTGTCAGGGCTTACAACCGAGCTGGGACTGGGCCAGCCAGTCCTCCCACCAGTTTCATGACTACAAAACCACGTGAGTGAGCATTAGCTGAACCTGCCTTTCTTCTCTGTAAATACTTCAGTCACCTCTGATATGTGTGTCTATAGCTTACGAtgcctgtttttttctttttattgctgtgGGTTTTGTGCCTTATAATGTGTGTTGCATCtgtgatgattttatttattttaacttgcaagctgctttgggttTATCTTCTTGTACAgaaaagcagtatatacattatatagtgttggggggagggggttgtctGTGTGTTGACTAAGGGTGTGCCCCAACCACAACATTTGCCTTGTATTCATAGCATTTGAAAGCAGCCTGATCTGTTTCAGATCCCTATCCATCTGACTTGATTTGTGAATTGGGTCCGAATCTGATGTGTTAAGTCCAAAGCTTTGTTTCACCCAATTTAATATCATGAAGAAGCTACAAATGACGTTAACCATTTTCCTCCCTTTTCACAtatgtggatgaaatttgcaagcaAACGAGTCCTTGCAGAGTAAATTTGGGCTGCCAATCCCAAAGATCCATCCCAGAGTGGCTTCCTCTAACATTTGCAATTTGTCATTATTGAATGACACTCAAAATCTGATGCCTTATGCATATGGCACACTGTGCCTTGTGGTAGAACTGGCCCTGAGAGGATTCCCTTTCCATTTACCAGAGTTAGagctggagagggaggggagcaACTTCTCCCTGTATCATCTTTATGGCAATGAGGGCTCAGTGTATTCTGTACATGTACATCAGGGAGGAGAGACATTGGGAGAGGTAGCAAGAGAGCAATGGGGATGACTAAGAATTGAGGAGAAAAGAAGAAGGTAAGTAAGAAGGTGGGAGGAAAGACATAGGGTGGTGTCTTATACTgactcagaccactggtccatctagttcagtattagaAAATATCTACagacagcagctgtccagggcttcaggcaggagtcccagccttacctgaagatgccaggggtggaacttgggaccttctacatgctcTGCCGCTGGTCTACAGCCCTTTCCCAAGAggctagaacaggcataggcagtggcagagcttcatacTCCcgcactggggggcggagagcaggtgggggcaggacaGGCACGCGTTCCAGGGGCGTGGCGCAGCACCTGCAGAGGCATGGCGCCCAGCACAGGCGGGGGGGaactgcgatggcaccccaccgggatcgcgctgccgggggtggtgcgttccccccgcactcctcttcctccaccagtgggcacaggcaaactccagccctccagatgtttgggactacaattcccatcatccctaggtaactggagggctggagtttgcctgtgcctgggctAGAATGACTGAGGAGATGGGAGAAAGTGGAGCACAGGAGGAATGGGTGGGAGAGAAGAGGGAATGCTCCCAGATTTGTAGAATGGGTAGCCAGATGGCAGGTGGGAGGAAGGGTTGTGTGGATTGGATTTCATCAGCCAAAGCATTGTCTGTAGGCCTCTATCTTGCTTTCTGTTGCTGTAGTAAAGATCTCTGCCATTTTGTATCCTCTAGCACCAAAAAGGCCACCAAGCAACATTTCCTGGAAGTTTTCCAGCACCAGCATTAGCATCAAGTGGGATCCTGTGGTCGCCAATTCAGATGAGTCCGCTGTCACTGGGTACAAGGTAACTTGTAGAAAGTCTCCCCCCTCCACCACCGCCCTTGGCTGAAGGATTCTTAACTTCTGAAATGCAGTATAATAAGTCAGTGCAAAGTATACCCCCCTGAGAAATAACACTGGGTGGCAGGGTGGTATTTCATTAATTTACTGAGTGAGCGAGACTCCTCATAAAATAAATGCTCTAGGCATtgcacaaataaaaaataaatgaaataaaaaataacagtaaATCCATACTGCAATAAAGCCACAATAAACTTAagagacaagaagaagaagaagaagagtttggatttgatatcccgcctttcactccctttaaggagtctcaaagcggctaacaatctcctttcccttcctcccccacaacaaacactctgtgaggtgagtggggctgagagacttcagagaagcgagactggcccaaggtcacccagcagctgcatctggaggagcagggaatcgaacccggttcaccagattacgagtccaccgctcttatccactacaccacactggctttaaaaGACAACCGGCATAAAAGTCCAGATACACAACCAGCACAATAAAATGCTGTGTGCAGCACAGAACTAAGGCAACTATCAAATACACACATTAAAAACCGCTAAGCTTTCCCGAGGGAATTAAATCCAGATCTTAAAAGGCTGCTCCATTCTTTCTCTGTACTGTGGTTCTGCATCTGTTGGGCaactttccattttctctggATGTGTAGCTGTGACTCTACACATCCTTATCTGTAAGTCCCATCAACATTTGATTTCTGAACAAGGGCTTAACTCCCAAGTAAATTTGCACAAGATCAGGCTCAGGAGTCTTCTGCAAGATATTGGAAAACGCACATGCCGCCCCTGTGACTACTGGTTCCTTAAAAATAACTGAGGGATGGGAGTGATCCTTAAGTTGAAGGGGACTCAACAACAGTAAACTCAACATGCCTCCTCCCAATAGATGCTGTACCAGTCGGACCCGCACTCAGCTCCTGTTCTGTACACAGCTGCCAAAAATTGGATTGAGATCATGGTTCCAGAAGACTCTACTCATGCAGTGGTGCAAATCAGGACGACTGGTCCAGGAGGAGATGGAGTCCCAGCAGAGGTGCGCATCCTGAGAAACAGTGGTGCGTCTGCTCTTCTCTTTTCTCCTTATTCTACATTTATCGTGTAGGCTCAACTTTTCGCCCCAGCAGGCAAGTTAAAAACGGCAGGATCAATTGCCTTTAGTAACGGGCACGTTTATTCTCCCCTGGCTTTGTTACTTGGTTCTCTGCTTTGGTGTGACAGTGGAAAATTAAGAGGAATAAATGCTGGGGAAATAACAAGATTGAATGCTGTAGTGCTGGGTCACATTTCTCCAGTGTGGAGGATGAATAAGGACTCTTGTTCCACACTTGAGTTGGAAAGTGTGCCTTGCCTGAACTCCTGTCCAGGGTCCATGGGTATTTAGTCAGAGCGTTTTGATTTGGTAGTGAAATGGGACATGGAACCCATCCCATAAACATTCTAATGCATATTCAAACCCTAGGTTTACTATGAATTGAAATATGTGATGAGGGGGCAAAGGAGTTCGGTTCTGCACAGACTTGGATTAAATAAAATCTTAACTGGATAAGAATTACAGGGCGACCTTACACTTGAAGCAAGCGCCATGCAGCTCTGAGGTTCATACTTCCAAGCCAGGGAGTAAGAATTTTGATGACAAGACTAGAAGTACAGGTTCAACCACCACTGTGAAATGTGTTTGGGACCTGTGTTTAGGAAGCTGAAGAAGCAATGCAGTGGTGAAGCATGGTGGAGGGTGGGGTAGCACCAGTACTTTGTTTCTAGAAAAGAAAGGTGGCGGTACTCTGGtcagttgccctgggtgcaaaatttccTCAGGGCCAGGAAAAGCAATTACATGTAGAACGATTCCttcttggggaaggaggcagaagggctCCAGGATCCTGTCAGAGccttgcacctccttcccaaaatcCAGGAAGCATttgcccagcttagggaaggaGATTCAATGCTGTGACAGGGTCCAAGaacccctccttcctccttcccaataaAAGGTGGTGGTACTGTGTACCATTGCATACCACCAGGAAAAATTCAAGTTTAGTTGTCTCAAATTCATTTTGAAGAGGTAAGCAAACTCCTAAGACATCCAGTTATAGTGGCTCACATATGCACACAGAAGCAGGACTGTTACATCAGCTGCACACTCAAAAAGGTCTCTGGAACAAAGTCAGAAAATAATCATGCCAGTGTTTGGTttggttaaaaacacacacacacaaaaaaaaaaaaccttggagAAGAACAGAGTGAAACAGTAATTCTTCATCAGTAAATCAATAATATTGAGAAATGTATTGCAACGCAAGCAGTTGAGTGATCAATTAAGCAGTGCACTAATTGAATGACTAGATCAACAAAACTCTGTGTGCAAATACATTCCACTATAAATGGCTTGTATTTTAGAATACTTCTCTCCTGGCTGGCCTTTGTTTCACTTATGTAAGTAAAAGTTGGGCATCCTTCAACTAGCCTATCTTACCATGAGCACTTCTTTTAAgtaaaagggagagaaagatctGCAGTGGGAGATGGACTGAGAAGGATAAACTGGGAGTCAAGGGCAAACTGAGAAACATCTGCACAGCCTTCATGTAACAGGAGGAACTAGAAATTTAATGGGCGGAATAGGGAGGGaagctgggaactgcaggtgatTGAAGTACCCTTGCCATGTCTCTAGGTACATAAGCATTCACACAATAGGCTTCAACCAtttcaaaaatgtttttccaTCAGTGGGGTGTTTTGAATAGGCCTGGATGCTCAGCTATATTGTCATGGTCCCAGCAGCTAATCCAAAGCCATAACAGGAACAGTTTAAAGGACAAACCACATGAGCCTCTTTCAGAAGCATGGGTGGTACTCCACATATTCAGTCATCACATGAATGGTGGCGGCAGGTATGTGCATGCGAGCATAGGCAAGCTACACACATACGTCAGAATGCATTCATTGAACACACAGACCCCAAGCCATGCTTCAGAAATATATCATGCATAGCCTTGATCTCCAGGCTCCCAGAATCTGCCCCCACTGGTTTTGGAATCTAGAGTTTGCTCCAGTACTGGAGCAATGCTGACTTGCTGAGCCAGTGTTttgccttccccttcccctgtaGCATAGCATACAGTGGAAAATGCAGAACAAACACTTCAGGAAATTCTGAAGCTTCTGCTTGTTCAAAACAAAGGGCCTTTTGACTTGTGTTTTTGCAACTCAACAGCATTGTTTCTTTCTTACAGGGACCAGTATGATGGTGCAAAATTCTGCTGACCGTCCAGTGGCAAATACAGTGGTTGCTCTGATGTACTCACTAATTCTGTCTGCACTAATGGGTTGCTTGGAGCTCTGATAACCAGCCCCTGTTAAAGAGAGATGTTGGATTCCTCCTCATCAAGCCAGAGAGCAAATCAACAACTGACCATTGGGAGTACAAATTTCTACTACAACTAGTAGTAGAAAAGAACTcaagaggaatatatatatatatatatatatatatatatatatatactcttttcttcctttttctttttttagaaaatagAATATTTCATACAAGACGCGAGTCTTTAATCAgtcagtggttttttttaactgaAGAAACAAAAGGATGAATTTCATATGAATTCTGGAAACTGGCTGTCTCATATTACTGTATTCAGTAGATTCTTCTGCCTTACAAAGCCATGTACAGAAGGAAACAGACTCTTAAAACTCAATCTTGaaccttgttttctttctttctttttttaaattacagAATAAACGCAGTATCTTTTGGGGAGAGGTTTTCAAAGAGATGAGCATGCTCTGTATCATTCCAGCCAGTATTGAACTGACGACTCTTGGGTTCAAAGATGAAGGAGAACTCACTGAGTGGCAGCATTAGTCTAATCACTGCCTTTCATGGCAACCAACGGAAGTGGAGAAAGCTAATGGTGATGGACAAGCATTTCCCACCCCAGACTTTAGAAGAAGCAAGCAGAGCTTTGTGAATGGGTTGCCAAAAGTAGAAAATTGAGGCTCACGGGTGGAACCAAAAACATTAAGTTGCCTTGCCATGTGGCTTCCACCCAGTATGTGCTGCTTGTAATCTTCGGTGCTTTGCCACACTTGGTGCAACACACATGCATTTACCAGTTCTTGCATTTTCCTttggttttctttccttctcctccccctgtcccacTTCACTAGGTGTTTTGAAGAGAAAGCGATACCGGAGGAGCTTTTATGTCAGGAGGGAAAAGTTCAGGGTCTGTCTAAAAGGACATTTGAATGCGGTAGAATGGAGGTGGTTACTGCAGAAGCCTCTTTCCACTTTTACATAGTAGTATCATCTGCCCAAACTTCCATTAATCTGCCTTGGACCTGAGAGCAAATTCAATCTATTAAGTTGTCATACCTTTCCACCTGTAGGAAAGTTCTCAGGTCATGTGTGGTTGCCAAACCAATAAATATTTGGAAATGTTATGCCTCTCAATGCCTACTGATCACTGTCAGAACTGAATAGTAGATCAATCAAACGCCTGAACTGAGACATAAGAATGCTGACAGACACCTTTTGTTTCTCAGAACGTTCTTCAGTGATTTAATGTTTGTTCTTAGCTGGTTGATCTCTCTTAGTGTGCTTTACATCTTTCGTAGACTAAGGAAGGCGGGAGGGGGACTTCAGCTCCCCAAACAGCTTGTAAGAACGAACCAATAAGATTAGTGTAGGAATCCTGTTACGCACTATAAAACACCCTCGTACTTTCCTGAACTCAGAAAATAGGATGGATGCTTACTGGGgctacccagccagatgggaagggaaACGTTTAAGGTGCAGGAGTT
The Podarcis raffonei isolate rPodRaf1 chromosome 6, rPodRaf1.pri, whole genome shotgun sequence DNA segment above includes these coding regions:
- the CNTN2 gene encoding contactin-2 isoform X1, whose product is MGASVELVLFSLAVVSFTVLQPAESTLRNYGPIFEEQPRNIIFPEGSTEEQILLVCQARASPPATYRWKMNGTEIKIEPDSRYRLNGGNLVISNPVKAKDTGSYQCVASNSVGTVVSREASIRFGFLQEFSTEERDPVRVTEGWGVMFTCSPPPHYPGLAYRWFVNEFPNFIPADGRRFISQKTGNLYIAKTEASDLGNYSCFVTGQIDSIQKSVFSKVSQLNLLREDSRPFAPSIKAKFPSDTYALAGQLVALECFAFGNPVPRIKWRKLDGSQSSEWITTEPLLQFKEIGFEDEGTYECEAENAQGKDTYRGRIIIQAQPEWLKVISDKEADIGADLLWSCAAAGKPRPTVKWLRNGQPLTSQNRIEVNSGDLRILKLTMEDSGMYQCVGENKHGSIYASAELAVQAFAPDFRLNPVRRLIPAARGGEIIIHCQPRAAPKAIILWTKGTELLSNSSSITITPDGTLIIRNISKLDEGKYTCFAENFMGKANSTGVLSVRDATKITLAPSSADINVGENITLQCRASHDPTMDLTFTWFLDDFLIDFVKSEGHYKRASTKENIGDLLILNTQLKHAGRYTCTAQTVVDSASESALLVVRGPPGPPGGLVVRDIKDTTVQLSWSRGFDNHSPIAKYVIQVRTPLFSKWKQVRTNPANIEGNAETAQVANLIPWMDYEFRVLASNILGVGEPSVPSTKIRTKEAAPTVAPSGLNGGGGAPGELIINWAPMQREYQNGDGFGYRLSFRKEGTQVWKTASVPHAESLHYVYRNESIAPYTPFEVKIKAFNRKGEGPESLVSIVHSAEEEPRVAPSNVTLKAVSATEADFSWDPVEQHEMNGVLLGYEIRYWKHGDKEEAADRVRTAGLVNSARVTDLQPNTKYRVAVRAYNRAGTGPASPPTSFMTTKPPPKRPPSNISWKFSSTSISIKWDPVVANSDESAVTGYKMLYQSDPHSAPVLYTAAKNWIEIMVPEDSTHAVVQIRTTGPGGDGVPAEVRILRNSGTSMMVQNSADRPVANTVVALMYSLILSALMGCLEL